From a region of the Aeoliella mucimassa genome:
- a CDS encoding BlaI/MecI/CopY family transcriptional regulator — protein MSNIRTDATDTELAILDVLWDRGPSQIRPIVEAVYGEHSAALHATVKSLLGRLSEKGLVVCDRGQFAHEYRPVIGREEFVGVQLEQLAKSHFSGALGPMLLALVGRVKLSKQDRNILERIVEKIK, from the coding sequence ATGTCGAATATTCGCACCGATGCGACAGACACGGAACTCGCCATCCTCGACGTACTGTGGGATCGCGGGCCATCACAGATTCGCCCCATCGTCGAAGCGGTCTATGGAGAGCATTCAGCCGCCCTTCACGCAACCGTGAAGAGTCTACTAGGCAGACTATCGGAGAAGGGGCTTGTCGTGTGTGACCGCGGACAGTTCGCTCACGAATATCGCCCCGTTATTGGCCGGGAAGAATTTGTGGGAGTCCAGCTTGAGCAGTTGGCCAAGAGCCACTTTAGCGGAGCTCTTGGTCCAATGCTTCTGGCCCTTGTTGGGCGAGTGAAATTAAGCAAGCAAGACCGCAACATACTTGAGCGTATCGTTGAGAAAATCAAGTAA
- a CDS encoding AAA family ATPase, with translation MPTKTTSTAEQVLEKMREACGNELNAALLSLMGAEEYCDIDIHTRAIWNTFGVPDFERDSVRSPLLAEWQRCRTAMRALENAGTHSQYSKAVKAHDTAAKNLKERSPEITKQMKELQKELDALEAKEQETQRVINDFDVARNRLKNLAPTPIRREASLAHQRVNKTPLAAEVAELNTKLTHIDAIKDLEGDSQGAVNAARAAGLSVEEKTEGKTLTRWVDAAVWKSYVSSLLANRDELQAEYDAKKADLETMQQEADLVANFYYGFIAD, from the coding sequence ATGCCGACCAAAACCACTAGCACCGCGGAGCAAGTTCTCGAGAAGATGCGAGAAGCCTGCGGAAATGAGCTGAATGCAGCACTTCTGTCGCTGATGGGTGCCGAAGAATACTGCGACATCGACATTCACACCCGAGCCATCTGGAACACTTTCGGCGTGCCTGACTTCGAGCGGGATTCTGTTCGCTCGCCACTGCTGGCTGAATGGCAACGCTGCCGAACGGCCATGCGGGCTCTTGAAAACGCTGGGACTCACAGCCAGTACTCGAAAGCTGTGAAGGCACACGACACCGCGGCGAAGAACCTCAAAGAGCGGTCGCCCGAGATCACCAAGCAGATGAAAGAGCTGCAGAAAGAACTCGATGCGTTGGAAGCCAAAGAGCAAGAGACGCAGCGGGTGATTAACGACTTCGATGTTGCTCGCAACCGCCTCAAGAACCTGGCACCGACGCCAATCCGCAGGGAAGCGAGCCTTGCTCATCAGCGGGTGAACAAAACCCCATTGGCTGCTGAGGTTGCCGAGCTGAATACAAAGCTCACCCACATCGACGCCATCAAGGACCTTGAGGGCGATTCGCAAGGTGCCGTCAATGCGGCAAGGGCTGCCGGTTTGTCCGTGGAGGAAAAGACCGAAGGGAAGACGCTTACCCGTTGGGTGGATGCTGCGGTGTGGAAGAGCTACGTCTCTTCGCTGCTGGCTAACCGCGATGAGCTGCAGGCCGAGTACGACGCGAAGAAAGCGGACCTTGAGACAATGCAGCAGGAAGCGGACCTTGTTGCCAATTTCTATTACGGCTTCATTGCCGACTAA
- a CDS encoding AAA family ATPase, with translation MNTDPVQQVLDRLEGVRQSGKQWSAQCPAHEDRTASLSVCRGDDGRCLIHCHAGCDTKDVVAAMRLDLSDLMYEDGLAGHYTNGQSKSVQSSAQKPKKQKLYSGKVLATYDYTDPEGNLLYQVRRHEAIDETGAVVPGKKTFRQWHQDASGNWVSGRGDAELVPYELPRLLESSDIRFIFEGEKDCDAANEIGLTATTNVSGAGKWTDSLAKYFADTNVVIVPDNDEPGRMHAQQVAASLHGVAESVRILELPNLPPKGDFSDWLDIEFGDSAEPDDIAKRMTKLAIATTEWTPADAPQEPESDAKQVMAPIAKFTVDQLREQHPKLHEPVVDGLFRKGEIFNIVGATKSNKSWTGYGILFSIGSGRPWLDRFETRRGRVLLIDNELHAATLSNRLASVITAMGLDHEDYADTVEVWSLRGNMRTLPQLMREFDDVPHGHYSFILLDARYRFSAEGSNENSNDENRDFYNCADQLAAKTGAAVGMVHHSTKGDQADKRVTDVGSGGGSQSRAADSHLVLREHVDEGCMVLDAAVRSFKRIDPVVLRWEFPLWRVDEQANPKDLKGARTKQQEQRAEADAEADKAIVAALMNERLSIRKIRETVGMGRDRVERRLDALQSQGHVAYELTNVGGNKCREYYIPNEALEGGGLG, from the coding sequence ATGAACACTGACCCCGTGCAACAAGTGCTCGACCGCCTAGAGGGTGTTCGCCAGTCTGGTAAACAATGGTCCGCCCAATGCCCGGCACATGAGGACCGCACCGCAAGCCTTAGTGTCTGTCGTGGCGACGATGGGCGGTGCCTGATTCACTGCCATGCAGGATGCGACACCAAGGACGTGGTGGCAGCGATGCGGCTGGACCTGTCCGACCTGATGTATGAAGACGGGCTTGCCGGTCACTACACCAACGGGCAAAGCAAAAGCGTGCAGAGTTCTGCACAAAAACCAAAGAAGCAGAAGCTATATTCTGGCAAGGTGCTTGCGACCTACGACTACACCGACCCCGAGGGAAATCTGCTGTATCAAGTTCGTCGGCACGAAGCTATCGACGAAACCGGAGCGGTTGTTCCCGGAAAAAAAACCTTTCGTCAGTGGCACCAGGATGCTAGCGGCAATTGGGTTAGCGGGCGCGGCGACGCCGAGCTAGTTCCGTATGAGCTGCCCCGGCTGCTGGAGTCTAGCGACATTCGGTTCATCTTCGAGGGTGAAAAGGATTGCGACGCTGCCAACGAAATCGGACTGACTGCTACCACCAACGTGTCGGGGGCTGGCAAGTGGACCGATTCACTCGCCAAGTATTTCGCTGACACTAACGTGGTAATCGTTCCCGACAACGATGAACCGGGACGAATGCACGCCCAACAGGTAGCCGCGTCGCTTCATGGGGTAGCCGAAAGCGTTCGGATACTCGAGCTGCCGAACCTGCCACCGAAGGGAGACTTCTCGGACTGGCTCGACATCGAGTTCGGAGACTCTGCGGAGCCTGACGACATCGCCAAGCGTATGACCAAGCTTGCCATCGCGACGACTGAGTGGACGCCAGCAGACGCCCCACAGGAGCCGGAGAGCGACGCCAAGCAAGTCATGGCACCGATTGCCAAGTTCACGGTCGACCAGTTGCGTGAGCAGCACCCGAAGCTGCACGAGCCGGTTGTCGACGGGTTGTTCCGCAAGGGCGAGATATTCAACATCGTGGGAGCAACCAAGTCTAACAAGTCGTGGACGGGGTACGGCATCTTGTTCTCGATTGGTTCCGGTCGTCCCTGGCTCGACCGGTTTGAGACTCGCCGCGGCAGAGTGTTGTTAATCGACAACGAATTGCATGCAGCCACCCTATCGAATCGGCTCGCTAGCGTGATAACTGCGATGGGGCTGGACCACGAAGACTACGCCGACACGGTCGAGGTGTGGAGCCTACGGGGGAACATGCGGACACTACCACAGCTTATGCGTGAGTTCGACGACGTTCCCCACGGGCACTACTCGTTTATCCTGCTAGATGCCCGGTATCGTTTCTCTGCCGAGGGCTCCAACGAAAACTCCAACGACGAGAACAGAGACTTCTACAACTGTGCCGACCAGTTGGCTGCCAAAACCGGGGCAGCGGTGGGGATGGTTCACCATTCCACCAAGGGGGACCAGGCGGACAAGCGAGTTACCGACGTTGGCAGTGGTGGTGGTTCCCAGTCTCGGGCGGCTGACTCGCATTTAGTGCTCCGGGAGCATGTCGACGAAGGTTGCATGGTGCTCGACGCTGCGGTGCGTAGCTTCAAGCGTATCGACCCCGTGGTGCTCCGTTGGGAGTTCCCATTGTGGCGTGTGGATGAGCAGGCGAACCCCAAAGACCTAAAGGGAGCCCGCACGAAGCAGCAGGAGCAACGAGCCGAAGCGGACGCCGAGGCGGACAAGGCTATCGTTGCCGCCCTGATGAACGAGCGACTATCTATTCGCAAGATACGCGAAACCGTCGGCATGGGACGCGACCGAGTTGAGCGGCGGTTGGATGCTTTGCAATCCCAAGGGCACGTTGCCTACGAATTGACCAACGTAGGTGGCAACAAATGCCGCGAATACTACATCCCCAACGAGGCTCTAGAGGGGGGTGGACTGGGTTGA
- a CDS encoding IS4 family transposase, which yields MPSQRVAKDELPVWPEQVIGGKYVRLLEKFLKQLRSEDAHGNRKLFLDDVFVAYLLAFFNPTIRSLRTIEDFSQTVQAQKHLSIRKITRSTLSDFNQLADPERLQPILDALRRQLARKSKRQSIGDDDLDELLQQTVAVDGTFLPAVAEVAWAMCNTNNHGAKKHRARVDVHLPVSTWLPEAIVIPSPGQSEADSAIERLQPGRIYLYDRGFMSFALLAAHYDDTHALQSHFVARYRPAGGNSPTLREVKSRELTEKDKAAGVLSDGVGHFKSSNPSRHRVPRVQLREVIVACEEKGKPSQLRLITNLLDVPAHVIAMLYRYRWQVELFFRWLKSSANFGHLISHASEGVQTHFYVAVIAVLLMYLHTGYRPSKYLFALMGQVGRGAATLEEILPILRERERQNELARQSAARRSEKKKQQST from the coding sequence ATGCCTTCCCAGCGAGTTGCTAAAGACGAGCTACCAGTGTGGCCCGAGCAGGTCATTGGGGGGAAGTATGTCCGGCTTTTGGAGAAGTTTCTCAAACAACTCCGCTCGGAAGACGCCCACGGTAATCGCAAGTTATTTCTCGATGACGTGTTCGTAGCCTACCTGCTGGCGTTCTTCAATCCCACCATCCGCAGTTTGCGAACCATCGAAGATTTCAGCCAAACGGTACAGGCTCAGAAACACCTTTCGATTCGCAAGATCACTAGAAGTACGCTCTCAGACTTCAATCAACTGGCCGACCCCGAGCGATTGCAGCCGATTCTCGATGCCCTCCGCCGGCAACTTGCCCGCAAGTCAAAACGGCAATCGATAGGTGACGACGATCTCGACGAACTGCTCCAGCAGACCGTGGCCGTCGATGGCACGTTTCTCCCGGCCGTGGCCGAAGTCGCCTGGGCCATGTGCAATACGAACAATCATGGGGCGAAGAAGCATCGAGCGCGGGTGGATGTCCATTTGCCGGTGAGCACGTGGCTTCCCGAGGCAATCGTCATTCCATCCCCTGGCCAGAGCGAGGCCGATTCAGCCATCGAACGGTTGCAGCCCGGTCGTATCTATCTGTACGACCGCGGCTTCATGAGTTTCGCGCTCTTGGCAGCGCACTACGACGACACACACGCGTTGCAATCGCACTTCGTGGCTCGTTATCGCCCAGCGGGGGGCAATTCGCCCACGCTGCGGGAAGTGAAAAGTCGCGAACTCACCGAAAAAGACAAAGCGGCCGGCGTGCTCAGCGATGGAGTGGGACATTTCAAGTCTTCGAATCCGAGCCGACATCGAGTTCCCCGAGTGCAGCTTCGCGAAGTCATCGTCGCTTGCGAAGAAAAGGGAAAACCGTCGCAACTGCGGTTGATCACCAACCTGCTCGATGTACCGGCGCACGTGATTGCCATGCTGTATCGCTATCGTTGGCAAGTAGAACTGTTCTTTCGGTGGCTGAAGAGCTCTGCGAACTTCGGACACTTGATCAGCCACGCAAGCGAAGGGGTGCAAACGCACTTCTACGTGGCGGTCATTGCCGTGTTGCTGATGTACCTGCACACCGGTTATCGACCGAGCAAGTACCTGTTCGCCCTAATGGGACAGGTCGGCCGCGGGGCGGCAACCCTGGAAGAGATCCTGCCGATCCTCCGCGAGCGAGAACGTCAGAACGAACTGGCCCGGCAGTCGGCCGCGCGGCGGAGCGAGAAAAAGAAACAGCAATCGACTTAG
- a CDS encoding tyrosine-type recombinase/integrase: protein MAKLGRDSRGSRYIQFENRDGQIKTIRLGKVSKRDSEGVRYHVSELVQCNLLGGVPSPKTTRWLSDLSDQLREKLAKVGLCEERTRGTLGEFIAEYLAIRSDVKDSTRALWRSTHNSLIEYFGANRTLRSITKGDAKAWRLHVAKGSPERKVGNRTIPAKTLAENTVRKRTAVAKSLFNAAIDHELIEINPFAPLPATIVENRKRDYFVTPEQAAKVLEACPDQDWRTIFALCRWGGLRCPSEVLALRWSDVLWDKERFVVESPKTGHRIVPLFPELRQVLDEAYFGDDKPVEFVVAKQRDPKSNFRTTMTKIVKRAGLVPWPKLFHALRASRATELADKYPGHVAAAWLGHSQQIANKHYRQVTDDHFEQAVQVEKRAAPCAAQSVDKQLQDVMAKIADSGNTEVSQLLQLVNTCQVGDEGLEPPTSTV from the coding sequence ATGGCCAAACTCGGTAGAGACTCGCGCGGTAGTCGTTACATTCAATTTGAGAACCGAGACGGACAGATTAAGACGATTCGACTTGGCAAAGTTTCTAAGCGGGACTCCGAAGGGGTTCGCTACCATGTTTCGGAGTTGGTGCAATGCAATCTGCTTGGTGGAGTCCCATCGCCGAAGACAACTCGCTGGCTGTCCGACCTGAGTGATCAATTGCGGGAGAAGCTGGCCAAGGTGGGGCTGTGCGAGGAGCGTACAAGAGGGACCTTGGGAGAGTTCATCGCGGAGTATCTGGCGATTCGCTCGGATGTAAAAGACTCAACACGAGCCCTATGGCGATCGACTCACAATAGCTTGATTGAGTATTTCGGAGCGAATCGGACTTTGAGGTCGATTACCAAGGGGGATGCAAAAGCCTGGCGATTGCACGTAGCAAAAGGCTCGCCCGAGCGAAAAGTCGGCAACCGAACCATCCCGGCCAAAACGCTTGCTGAGAACACGGTGCGTAAGCGGACTGCAGTCGCGAAATCGCTTTTCAATGCGGCCATTGATCACGAGCTGATCGAAATCAATCCGTTTGCTCCCCTGCCGGCAACGATCGTGGAAAACAGGAAGCGAGATTACTTTGTTACGCCTGAACAAGCTGCCAAGGTGCTTGAGGCTTGTCCGGATCAGGACTGGCGAACGATCTTCGCCCTGTGCCGATGGGGTGGATTGCGTTGTCCCTCAGAGGTATTGGCGCTACGTTGGTCAGACGTACTGTGGGACAAAGAACGTTTTGTGGTTGAGAGTCCCAAAACGGGACACCGCATTGTTCCGCTCTTCCCTGAGCTGCGGCAAGTGTTGGACGAAGCCTATTTTGGCGACGACAAGCCGGTTGAGTTCGTCGTGGCCAAGCAGCGTGATCCGAAGAGTAACTTCCGCACCACCATGACTAAGATCGTGAAGCGGGCGGGATTGGTCCCCTGGCCAAAGCTGTTTCATGCATTGCGGGCGTCCCGGGCCACGGAGCTAGCTGACAAATATCCGGGGCATGTTGCCGCTGCCTGGCTTGGCCATTCTCAGCAGATTGCCAATAAGCACTACCGGCAGGTGACCGACGACCACTTCGAGCAAGCGGTCCAAGTAGAAAAGCGCGCTGCGCCATGCGCTGCGCAAAGCGTTGATAAGCAGCTGCAAGACGTGATGGCGAAAATCGCCGACTCTGGAAATACAGAGGTATCACAGCTGTTGCAACTGGTGAACACTTGTCAAGTGGGCGATGAGGGACTCGAACCCCCGACATCCACGGTGTAA
- a CDS encoding S49 family peptidase — MSPDTILVVTPDIAMALAEGKKLQPAKSTKSNLAGCVPLVGEINRLGAEVVGVAIQHLAYNDDIGEIYLYCDSPGGSAIASSQLAERVAAAAKIKPVHVFADGMLASGAVYVASQATTITATRQTFVGSIGTIMVLADSEKLYERLGVRVIPISTGRFKEVGLPGKKVTAEDIDAIRQLVSTTNEMFLADLARGRNLSVSYVRNELATGAVWSAQQAKERGLIDFIRTWDDFTTELQQRMHTDEVELPSNVAGEPYGELMGKAAADRFKQLCGVTHWHEIQRSPAKMQAYRQHPQLAKHAESFHRIYRASYGEELAAKL, encoded by the coding sequence ATGAGTCCCGATACCATTCTCGTCGTCACGCCAGATATAGCGATGGCACTCGCCGAAGGAAAGAAACTGCAACCAGCCAAGTCGACCAAGTCTAACTTGGCTGGTTGTGTCCCTCTTGTTGGCGAAATCAACCGGTTAGGTGCGGAGGTGGTAGGCGTTGCCATCCAGCACCTTGCTTACAACGACGACATCGGCGAAATCTATCTGTACTGCGACTCCCCCGGCGGGTCTGCTATCGCCAGCAGTCAGTTAGCCGAGCGAGTTGCCGCTGCAGCGAAGATTAAGCCGGTTCATGTGTTCGCTGATGGGATGCTGGCTAGCGGTGCGGTTTATGTGGCATCGCAGGCAACCACAATCACGGCAACGCGGCAAACGTTCGTTGGCTCCATCGGAACCATCATGGTGCTGGCGGACTCGGAAAAGCTCTACGAGCGGTTGGGCGTTCGGGTGATTCCTATCTCGACAGGACGCTTCAAGGAAGTTGGACTTCCTGGCAAGAAAGTTACCGCCGAGGACATCGACGCCATTCGCCAATTGGTCAGCACAACAAACGAGATGTTTCTCGCGGACCTGGCGAGGGGGCGAAACCTCTCGGTCTCTTATGTTCGCAACGAGCTGGCTACGGGTGCTGTATGGTCCGCTCAGCAGGCGAAGGAACGGGGCTTGATTGACTTCATCCGCACCTGGGACGACTTCACCACCGAGCTACAGCAACGTATGCACACGGACGAAGTGGAGTTGCCAAGCAACGTTGCTGGTGAACCCTACGGCGAGCTGATGGGCAAGGCGGCTGCCGATAGGTTCAAGCAGCTATGTGGCGTTACTCACTGGCACGAGATTCAACGCTCACCAGCGAAGATGCAAGCCTATCGCCAGCACCCACAGTTGGCAAAGCACGCTGAAAGCTTTCACCGCATTTACAGGGCGAGCTACGGCGAAGAACTAGCCGCCAAGCTCTAA
- a CDS encoding methyltransferase family protein — protein MHLQSEMIAEGNWLFRHRGVVPLAFLLPLIWVVATMRWPFHSYAFHELWEVFALFVSACGFIVRVITIGHTPAGTSGRNTDRQIAEALNTKGIYSTVRHPLYLGNFLIGLGVVIVPFSIWLTCVYGLAFWLYYERIMLAEEDFLASRFGDSFHAWATSTPAFIPKLRLWRKADLSFSMRNVLKREYTALALFVLCHALIETIEHAVIDHNFHLEAGWIGLLGGTLFLYFLLRYLKNHSSILAVEGR, from the coding sequence ATGCATTTGCAATCAGAAATGATCGCAGAAGGAAACTGGCTATTTCGCCATCGAGGAGTTGTGCCATTAGCTTTCTTGCTGCCTTTAATCTGGGTAGTGGCTACGATGCGTTGGCCATTTCATAGCTATGCTTTTCATGAGTTGTGGGAAGTATTCGCACTCTTTGTGTCCGCTTGTGGATTCATAGTTAGGGTCATTACCATAGGCCACACTCCCGCAGGAACATCTGGACGGAACACGGACCGCCAAATTGCCGAAGCTCTCAACACGAAGGGAATCTACTCAACGGTACGGCATCCGTTGTATTTGGGCAATTTCTTGATCGGGCTTGGAGTAGTCATTGTCCCCTTTAGTATTTGGTTGACCTGCGTGTATGGACTCGCCTTCTGGCTGTATTACGAGCGTATCATGCTTGCCGAGGAAGATTTCTTAGCTTCACGCTTTGGAGATAGCTTTCATGCTTGGGCAACAAGTACTCCTGCCTTCATTCCCAAACTTCGTCTCTGGCGCAAGGCGGATTTGAGCTTTTCCATGCGAAATGTTCTTAAGCGTGAATACACGGCCTTGGCATTATTTGTCTTGTGCCATGCACTTATCGAGACTATCGAACACGCAGTCATTGACCACAACTTTCATTTAGAGGCCGGCTGGATTGGACTGCTTGGCGGAACCCTCTTCCTCTATTTCCTTCTTCGGTATCTGAAGAACCACTCCAGCATTCTAGCAGTCGAAGGCCGTTAG
- a CDS encoding DUF1580 domain-containing protein, whose translation MTLLQEQKITFTKLAQERGVNVCTVWRWAQRGVRGVRLESFNEGGKRYTTREAHARFVEGTTAAANGTTAVQSNRTNRQREAAIARAEREAERLGL comes from the coding sequence ATGACACTTTTACAAGAGCAGAAAATCACCTTCACCAAGCTTGCTCAGGAGCGAGGCGTTAACGTCTGCACAGTATGGCGATGGGCACAACGCGGCGTTCGCGGTGTTCGCTTAGAGTCGTTCAATGAGGGTGGCAAGAGGTACACCACCCGCGAAGCTCACGCGCGTTTTGTCGAAGGCACGACCGCTGCGGCGAATGGCACGACCGCCGTTCAATCAAACCGCACCAACCGCCAGCGCGAGGCGGCCATCGCTCGCGCTGAGCGCGAAGCTGAGCGGCTCGGACTCTAA
- a CDS encoding IS110 family RNA-guided transposase codes for MIAHPHKLRVIADSTRKSDKIDAQTLADFLAHNMIPEAWRATPRVRQHRSLIRRRQKVQNRITSIKTTIRALLTRYNADRRDLFTRIGRKALRQFQFLDEERWLVDDLLEDLDQARHHLANVDCRLREFAERAPLAEREAREVLATLPGAGPVTINVLLAELGDWRRFTSGDAVVAFAGLSPGFRESDGHRKALGITKAGSPLLRWAMIQLAHRVKQSSSRWRTTFERLSQRTGKKKATCAIARRLLLVVHAMLRDGRAYQFAAAK; via the coding sequence GTGATCGCCCACCCCCATAAACTCCGCGTCATCGCCGACAGCACTCGCAAGAGCGACAAGATCGATGCCCAGACGCTGGCCGACTTTCTGGCTCACAACATGATCCCCGAAGCGTGGCGAGCCACGCCCCGCGTGCGGCAACATCGCTCGCTGATCCGCCGACGGCAGAAGGTGCAGAATCGCATCACCTCGATCAAGACCACGATTCGCGCGCTATTGACCCGTTACAACGCCGACCGCCGCGACCTGTTCACTCGCATCGGGCGGAAGGCCCTCAGACAGTTTCAATTTCTCGACGAAGAACGGTGGCTCGTTGACGACCTGTTGGAAGACCTCGACCAGGCCCGGCACCACTTGGCGAACGTCGATTGCCGGTTGCGTGAGTTCGCCGAGCGGGCACCGCTGGCCGAACGCGAAGCCCGCGAGGTGTTGGCCACGCTTCCCGGCGCAGGTCCGGTGACCATCAACGTGCTACTGGCCGAGTTGGGCGACTGGCGACGGTTTACTAGCGGCGATGCGGTGGTCGCCTTTGCGGGACTGTCGCCCGGGTTCCGCGAAAGCGATGGCCACCGCAAGGCCTTGGGCATCACCAAAGCGGGCTCGCCGCTGTTGCGGTGGGCGATGATTCAACTGGCCCACCGGGTCAAGCAATCGAGCAGCCGCTGGCGGACGACCTTCGAGCGATTAAGCCAACGCACCGGCAAGAAAAAGGCGACCTGTGCGATTGCCCGGCGACTGCTCTTGGTCGTCCACGCCATGCTCCGCGACGGACGAGCCTACCAGTTTGCCGCGGCCAAGTAG